Part of the Halopseudomonas maritima genome, TCAAGCTGGAGGGCAACAATCCCGCCGGCTCGGTGAAGGATCGGCCGGCACTGTCGATGATTGAGCGCGCCGAGGCGCGCGGCGACATTCAGCCCGGTGATACGCTGATCGAGGCCACCTCCGGTAACACCGGTATTGCGCTAGCCATGGCGGCGGCCATCAAGGGCTACCGCATGGTGCTGATCATGCCGAACAACATGAGCGCCGAGCGCAAGGCCGCAATGACCGCTTATGGTGCGGAGCTGATCGAGGTTACCCAGGCTCAGGGCATGGAAGGGGCGCGTGATCTGGCGTTGCAAATGCAGGCCGACGGGCAGGGCAAGGTGCTGGATCAGTTTGGCAATCAGGACAACCCTGAGGCGCACTATCAGGGCACCGGCCCCGAGATATGGCGCGATACTGGCGGCACGGTGACGCACTTTGTTAGCTCCATGGGTACCACAGGCACCATCATGGGTACGTCACGCTACCTCAAAGAGCAGAATCCGGCGATTCAGATCGTTGGCCTGCAGCCTGTCGAAGGGGCTGCAATTCCTGGCATCCGGCGCTGGCCGAAGGAATACCTGCCGACCATCTTTGATGAGACCCGAGTCGATCAGGTGATTGACATGGGGCAGCAGGAAGCCGAAGTCACCATGCGCCGGCTGGCGCGCGAAGAGGGCATTTTTTGCGGCGTGTCCTCTGGTGGGTCGGTGGCCGCTGCGCTGCGTCTCAGCGCCGAGGTTGAGAACGCCGTTATTGTTGCCATCATCTGCGACCGGGGTGACCGCTATCTGTCCACCGGCGTATACGACGGTCAGGCATGAAACGCGGTCGCGGGCGCCCGCGCTCAGCGCCGGCGGCTGATGCGCCTGCGGCGGTAGGGCAGCGGATTGAGCTGACTCTGGAACGCCTGACCCACGACGGCCGCGGCATAGGTCGTTGGCGTGGTCGCACCGTGTTTGTAGAGGGTGGATTGCCCGGCGAGCAGGTGCAGGCTCGCGTGTTGCGCGCGCGCAGCAAGCTGATCGAAACACGCCTGGAAACCGTGCAGCAGCCCAGCCCATTACGTCAGCCGCTTCGTTGCATGCATGCCGAGCTGTGTGGCGGCTGCAGCCTTCAGCATATGTCCCACGGACAGCAGCTTGAGATCAAGCAGCAGGCGCTGGCGCAGCAATTGCAGCACTTTGCCCAGCTGACGCCACAACAGTGGGCGCCGACCCTTGAGGGCCCTGCCTATGGTTACCGTCAGCGGACGCGGGTAGCCCTGCGCTGGGACCGTGCTCGCCGGCAATTGGATGTTGGCTTCCGGCAACGGGCCAGTAGCGAGCTGGTCAACGTAGAACAGTGCCCTGTTTTGGTGCCTGAGCTGGAGGCCGTGCTCAAAACCTTGCCTGTGGTGCTGCGAAGCTTGCAGGCGGTTGAGGCGCTGGGCCACGTCGAGTTGATTGGGGCCGAGCATCCGGCCTTGGTGCTACGCCACCTGCGCCCGTTGTCAGAGGCTGACCGCCAGCGCCTTCTTGCCTTTACGGCGGAGCATGGGTTGGGGCTTTGGCTGCAAGGGGAAGAGGCCGCGCAGGGGCTGGCTGGCGCGCTGGAACCCGCCTATCGGCTGGCTGATCAGCAGCTGACGTTGGGTTTTGCCCCCGGGGACTTTACCCAGGTGAACCCGCAGATCAACCAGGCGATGGTCAACCAGGCGC contains:
- the rlmD gene encoding 23S rRNA (uracil(1939)-C(5))-methyltransferase RlmD; protein product: MKRGRGRPRSAPAADAPAAVGQRIELTLERLTHDGRGIGRWRGRTVFVEGGLPGEQVQARVLRARSKLIETRLETVQQPSPLRQPLRCMHAELCGGCSLQHMSHGQQLEIKQQALAQQLQHFAQLTPQQWAPTLEGPAYGYRQRTRVALRWDRARRQLDVGFRQRASSELVNVEQCPVLVPELEAVLKTLPVVLRSLQAVEALGHVELIGAEHPALVLRHLRPLSEADRQRLLAFTAEHGLGLWLQGEEAAQGLAGALEPAYRLADQQLTLGFAPGDFTQVNPQINQAMVNQALAWLAPGQGEAVLDLFCGVGNFALALARAGAEVTGIEGSVEMVDRATDNARKNGLDQVHFLAADLSKPLEVPPGSPRFTAALLDPPRDGAEQMVGDLAALAVERILYISCNPATLARDAGILAGKGYTLVRAGIMDMFPQTAHVEAMALFRRQ
- the cysM gene encoding cysteine synthase CysM; this encodes MTQHYPTIADCIGNTPLVRLQRLPGNTSNTILVKLEGNNPAGSVKDRPALSMIERAEARGDIQPGDTLIEATSGNTGIALAMAAAIKGYRMVLIMPNNMSAERKAAMTAYGAELIEVTQAQGMEGARDLALQMQADGQGKVLDQFGNQDNPEAHYQGTGPEIWRDTGGTVTHFVSSMGTTGTIMGTSRYLKEQNPAIQIVGLQPVEGAAIPGIRRWPKEYLPTIFDETRVDQVIDMGQQEAEVTMRRLAREEGIFCGVSSGGSVAAALRLSAEVENAVIVAIICDRGDRYLSTGVYDGQA